The following are encoded in a window of Lactobacillus panisapium genomic DNA:
- the trmB gene encoding tRNA (guanosine(46)-N7)-methyltransferase TrmB, whose protein sequence is MRLRNKPWAVKLVGEHPESVLDRPDPASKIDWSKRFTDISRPLEIEVGSGKGRFITTLAEQHPEKNFVAVELQITAAGIILRTKLEKKLDNLQILCADAANLDSFFSPHSAETIYLNFSDPWPKSRHEKRRLTYKTFLAKYQAILAPHGHLEFKTDNAGLYAYSVLSMNNFGMHFDFVSVDLHHENDEIVTRNIETEYEHKFAAKGNPIYALHADFGVK, encoded by the coding sequence ATGAGGTTACGAAATAAGCCTTGGGCTGTTAAATTGGTCGGTGAACACCCAGAAAGCGTCTTAGATCGACCTGATCCAGCAAGTAAAATCGACTGGTCAAAAAGATTTACAGATATTTCTAGGCCGCTTGAAATTGAAGTTGGCTCAGGTAAAGGGCGCTTTATTACAACACTGGCTGAACAACATCCTGAAAAGAACTTTGTTGCCGTAGAATTGCAAATCACGGCGGCAGGAATTATTTTACGAACAAAACTGGAAAAGAAGCTCGATAACTTACAGATTCTTTGCGCTGATGCAGCTAATTTAGATTCATTTTTTAGCCCGCATAGCGCCGAAACGATTTACCTAAATTTCAGTGATCCATGGCCAAAGAGTCGTCATGAAAAGCGGCGCTTAACTTATAAGACTTTTTTGGCAAAATACCAAGCAATTTTGGCGCCACACGGCCATTTAGAATTTAAAACAGATAATGCTGGTCTTTATGCATACTCTGTTTTGAGCATGAACAATTTTGGCATGCACTTTGACTTTGTCTCCGTTGATTTACATCATGAAAATGATGAAATTGTGACGCGAAATATTGAAACTGAATATGAACATAAATTTGCAGCTAAAGGTAATCCAATTTATGCCCTCCATGCAGACTTTGGAGTAAAATAG
- a CDS encoding ABC transporter permease: MRKLAQKRLQSNLQQSLKYLVLVFNDFFILALIFLFGAIMFWYAQAMKTMPSQRWFYRPLVGAILWLPLLVGKLVTMLKPADLQFLLPQDEQIDDYLKPMFNYSLVVPGIILILLAGILFPFATIKAKIAPLEYILAVFGVFIAKILQLKIMEHNLFFNRKISLLAVNLVLLLAFILGLTSVKIFYVVFFLLVICVGLLIFKPRHDALFDWQYAVELEQKRKSRVYSAFSMFTDVKEKRVTIKRRKYLDFLLPKSLARENPNRFLYRRSLLRNPENISLLVRMTAFAVLVSWLVQNWLWALGLSCLVIFLTVYQLLPMANEFDNNIMYRIYPIQRNNRGKDLVIVLALALVLQWLIISLFWLLLLPINLNLLEACIALLIFSLLIGQIYLPAKIKKRKI; encoded by the coding sequence ATGCGTAAATTAGCTCAAAAAAGACTGCAATCCAATTTACAACAATCACTCAAATATCTGGTTTTAGTATTTAATGACTTTTTTATTTTGGCATTAATCTTTTTGTTCGGTGCCATAATGTTTTGGTATGCGCAGGCAATGAAAACAATGCCAAGCCAGCGCTGGTTTTATCGTCCTTTGGTTGGGGCAATTTTATGGCTGCCACTATTGGTTGGAAAACTGGTTACGATGTTGAAACCAGCTGATTTACAGTTTTTACTGCCGCAAGATGAGCAAATAGATGACTATTTAAAGCCAATGTTTAATTATAGTTTGGTTGTACCTGGGATTATCCTCATTTTGCTGGCTGGAATTTTGTTTCCATTTGCGACTATTAAGGCAAAGATAGCACCGTTAGAATACATTCTAGCTGTTTTTGGTGTTTTTATTGCTAAAATTTTACAGTTGAAAATAATGGAGCATAATCTGTTCTTTAATCGCAAAATATCCTTACTAGCTGTCAATCTAGTGCTATTATTAGCTTTTATTTTAGGTCTGACTTCGGTCAAAATTTTTTATGTCGTATTCTTTTTATTGGTAATTTGTGTCGGGCTACTGATTTTTAAACCGCGTCATGATGCACTTTTTGATTGGCAATATGCGGTTGAATTAGAGCAAAAACGCAAAAGCAGGGTTTACAGTGCTTTTAGCATGTTTACCGATGTAAAAGAAAAAAGAGTGACAATCAAGCGGCGTAAGTACTTGGACTTTTTATTGCCTAAATCACTTGCACGTGAAAATCCTAACCGTTTTTTGTATCGGAGATCGCTTCTACGAAATCCCGAAAATATCAGCTTATTGGTGCGGATGACTGCTTTTGCCGTTTTAGTCTCCTGGCTTGTGCAAAATTGGTTATGGGCGCTTGGACTGTCATGCTTAGTAATCTTCTTGACGGTTTACCAATTGCTGCCAATGGCCAATGAATTTGATAACAATATTATGTATCGGATATATCCAATACAGCGAAATAATCGTGGGAAAGACTTAGTAATCGTTTTGGCACTAGCTTTAGTTTTACAATGGTTAATCATTAGTTTGTTTTGGTTGCTATTGCTGCCAATTAATTTAAACCTATTAGAAGCATGCATTGCCTTGCTCATCTTTAGCTTACTAATCGGACAGATTTATTTACCCGCAAAAATCAAGAAAAGGAAGATATAA
- a CDS encoding ABC transporter ATP-binding protein yields the protein MVLKIEHLTGGYTGIPVIKDINLEIQPGEALGIIGLNGAGKSTTIKHILGLLRPQKGKIVLNSVELIKQPTEFKRQIAYIPEVPVLYEELTLKEHLELTMMSYQLDEKKAWKRANELLKMFRLDDKLDWMPIYFSKGMKQKVMIVTAFLADTDLLVIDEPFTGLDPLAVSNLIDLIKKAVAQKKMILMSTHILADAEQAISNYAVLNNGKIEVIGSLTDIRKHYGLNESDSFDKIYQILNEEQRHA from the coding sequence ATGGTTCTCAAAATAGAGCATTTGACTGGTGGATATACTGGTATACCAGTCATTAAAGATATTAATTTAGAAATTCAGCCAGGTGAAGCATTAGGAATTATCGGCCTAAATGGTGCGGGCAAATCAACTACAATTAAGCACATTCTTGGTTTACTAAGACCACAAAAAGGCAAAATTGTATTAAATTCGGTTGAATTGATTAAACAGCCGACTGAATTTAAACGGCAAATTGCATACATTCCGGAAGTTCCGGTTTTGTATGAAGAATTAACTTTGAAAGAACATTTAGAACTCACCATGATGAGTTATCAATTAGATGAAAAGAAAGCTTGGAAGCGGGCCAATGAACTGCTAAAAATGTTTAGGCTTGATGATAAGCTAGATTGGATGCCAATCTATTTTTCAAAAGGGATGAAACAAAAAGTGATGATTGTGACTGCTTTTTTGGCAGATACTGATTTGCTGGTAATTGATGAGCCTTTTACTGGCCTTGACCCACTTGCTGTTAGCAACCTGATTGATTTAATTAAAAAAGCGGTGGCGCAGAAAAAGATGATACTAATGTCAACGCATATACTGGCAGACGCCGAACAAGCAATTTCTAACTATGCTGTCTTGAACAATGGCAAGATTGAGGTAATTGGAAGCTTAACAGACATTAGAAAGCATTATGGCTTGAATGAGTCCGATTCCTTTGACAAGATCTATCAAATCTTGAATGAGGAGCAAAGACATGCGTAA
- a CDS encoding HIT family protein produces MAELDKDCLFCKIIRGEVPSYTIFENDDVKAFLDLSQVNPGHTLMVPKKHIANFFDYTADDAQRFLKYIPAIANAIKNYDPKITGMNISTNNGASANQVVMHSHIHFVPRFEGDGLKIVTRNNEANYTEADYQKIAEQIKAQF; encoded by the coding sequence ATGGCTGAATTAGATAAAGATTGTTTATTCTGTAAAATTATTCGTGGTGAAGTTCCTAGCTACACTATTTTTGAAAATGATGATGTCAAGGCATTCTTAGATTTGTCGCAAGTAAACCCTGGTCATACTTTGATGGTCCCAAAAAAGCACATTGCTAACTTTTTTGATTACACAGCTGACGATGCGCAGAGATTCTTAAAATATATTCCTGCGATTGCTAATGCAATCAAAAATTATGACCCAAAAATTACAGGGATGAATATTAGCACCAATAATGGCGCTAGCGCAAATCAGGTGGTAATGCATTCACATATTCATTTTGTTCCTCGTTTCGAAGGTGATGGTCTAAAAATCGTTACCAGAAACAACGAGGCAAACTATACTGAAGCAGATTACCAAAAAATTGCAGAGCAAATTAAGGCCCAGTTTTAA
- a CDS encoding peptidylprolyl isomerase PrsA, which produces MKKYFKKIAAVAAVAGIALSTAACSNDGKTVASYKGGKITQKDYYDEMKKSQAGQTALANMIINHVLEQQYGNKVSKSEVNKQFDNYKKQYGSQFNAVLQQNGMTVSGFKQNLKTNLLSEAALKDVKKISKSQEDKAWKSYQPKVTVQHILVAKKSQAEDIIKQLKDGKSFKSLVKKYSLDTGTKSNEGKLPAFDSTDSTLDPAFKNAAFKLKTGETTSSPVKSQSGYHVIRMIKHPGKGTFASHKKEIDDQIYRSMSQDQETMRSVISTVLKKADVNIKDNDLKNVLSSYISTSDAKK; this is translated from the coding sequence ATGAAAAAATATTTTAAGAAAATTGCTGCAGTAGCCGCTGTAGCCGGAATTGCTTTATCAACTGCTGCTTGTTCTAATGATGGCAAGACAGTTGCCTCCTACAAGGGTGGTAAAATTACCCAAAAAGACTACTACGATGAAATGAAGAAATCGCAAGCTGGTCAAACCGCTCTTGCTAACATGATTATTAACCATGTTTTGGAACAACAATATGGTAATAAAGTTTCTAAGAGTGAAGTTAACAAGCAATTTGATAATTACAAAAAGCAATATGGTTCCCAATTTAACGCTGTATTGCAACAAAACGGTATGACTGTTTCAGGCTTTAAGCAAAACCTTAAGACTAACTTACTTAGTGAGGCAGCTTTAAAAGACGTTAAGAAGATTTCTAAGAGTCAAGAGGACAAGGCTTGGAAATCATATCAACCAAAAGTTACCGTTCAACATATTTTAGTTGCCAAGAAATCACAAGCTGAAGATATCATTAAGCAATTAAAAGATGGTAAGAGCTTCAAGAGCTTAGTTAAAAAATACTCACTTGATACTGGTACTAAATCCAACGAAGGAAAATTACCTGCCTTTGATTCAACCGATTCAACTTTAGACCCAGCATTTAAGAATGCGGCATTCAAGTTAAAGACCGGTGAAACCACCAGCAGCCCAGTTAAATCACAATCTGGTTACCATGTAATTAGAATGATTAAACACCCTGGTAAAGGCACATTTGCTTCACACAAGAAGGAAATTGATGATCAGATTTATCGTTCAATGTCACAAGATCAAGAAACAATGCGTAGCGTAATATCGACTGTATTGAAAAAAGCCGATGTTAATATTAAAGATAACGATCTTAAGAATGTCTTATCTTCATACATTTCTACTTCAGATGCAAAGAAATAA
- a CDS encoding 3'-5' exoribonuclease YhaM family protein — protein MYKRLLDYNDGEELEAVVLIKNSQLRHTKKGKLYLAMSFGDSSGEIRGNFWDANNQDAATFSAGTIVELDGKREEYQGQPQIKIYSLRVVGPEEGYDLKQFIKSAPEKISVMKEEINQYVFEILNPTWNRIVRFLLKKWGERFYDYPAGKSNHHAVRGGLAYHTLSMLRDAKAIADNYPQVDRSLLYAGCILHDMGKVLELTGPAATQYTTEGNLVGHLVLIDEQIMLAAKELNFDLEAEDILLLRHMVLSHHGKFEYGSPKLPALLEAELLHRIDDLDAAVYAITNALQNTRPGNFTDNIMSQGGRKFYRPKKDEPLTKARKLE, from the coding sequence ATGTATAAACGTTTGCTGGATTATAATGATGGTGAAGAATTGGAGGCAGTTGTATTAATTAAAAATTCACAACTGCGACATACGAAAAAGGGCAAGCTATATTTAGCAATGTCCTTTGGTGATTCGTCAGGTGAAATTCGTGGTAACTTTTGGGATGCCAATAATCAGGATGCTGCGACTTTTAGTGCTGGCACCATTGTTGAATTAGATGGCAAACGTGAGGAATATCAAGGACAACCACAAATCAAGATTTATAGTTTACGAGTTGTTGGTCCTGAAGAAGGCTATGATCTTAAGCAATTTATTAAGTCGGCACCTGAAAAAATTTCTGTCATGAAAGAGGAAATTAATCAGTATGTATTTGAAATCTTAAATCCGACATGGAATCGCATAGTTCGTTTTTTACTGAAAAAATGGGGTGAGCGTTTCTATGATTATCCCGCTGGAAAAAGCAATCATCATGCGGTTAGAGGCGGTTTAGCCTATCATACGCTGTCAATGCTGCGGGATGCCAAGGCAATTGCCGACAACTATCCGCAGGTAGACAGGTCGCTTTTATATGCTGGCTGTATTTTGCATGACATGGGTAAAGTTCTTGAATTAACTGGACCAGCTGCAACGCAATATACCACTGAAGGTAATTTGGTCGGGCATTTAGTATTAATAGATGAACAAATTATGCTGGCGGCTAAGGAACTTAATTTCGATTTAGAAGCCGAGGATATTTTGTTGTTACGGCACATGGTCTTATCGCACCATGGTAAATTTGAGTACGGCTCACCTAAATTACCAGCATTATTGGAAGCCGAATTGTTACACCGCATAGACGATTTGGATGCTGCTGTTTATGCAATTACTAACGCTTTGCAAAATACGCGGCCGGGTAATTTTACTGATAATATTATGAGCCAAGGTGGCAGGAAATTTTATCGGCCAAAAAAAGACGAACCGTTAACTAAAGCTAGAAAATTAGAGTAA
- a CDS encoding AAA family ATPase produces the protein MKLTKIKVVNFGQFSDFTFELPESNLTVFFGANEAGKSTIVAFIKQVLFGFHLAKHTSAFFEDYKPLARVSPMGGSLFFTDEQANTFELERLYAPGKGSKVGTLTVKRNGQVVPENIFFDQLKNIDGEFYSDSFIFNQDMLAKVGTIGQTDLLERIYYLGAANSDKLIDLRDDFAKKASTLFKKGGTNPPLNQLLKQLKEQKIKVDEAEEEFSDYQELQKQFSDQQAQLTEQEALLTKLQDKQKHAEQLQRLLPSYQKLTKLKQEVKTVYFDEQQYQEAQNLLIEKQNLQKQMENLQKRLAKVAGQDNSLQNEHELVQKKPEVLQWRSEYRSCLQKQKQIASEKEQLVTLKPALAKVADFNQDQMVTLQTDYQNLSLKDDSSRQNTQTDGRYWLIGSGLIIILGLILLVVNSPLFGGAALFGGIVCGMCGFTKQKQAREVKAQQEEQRDLAQKQRAAFTSKYELEPDLLDLPNLLNAWRQYQLQIQKEKVVESQEEDLLLQSSKLADKISQLLHQEVQPDFESILTALDQLETQENLARQSSEEKASLQSTIADNNSRIKELDLKLNALFAAANVTDMAGYTALKSAKLKQEQLQAEINVLTTNLKQDMAELKLIQQDTALQSKLQELLQQIANQQEKIRQLQATKAELSVKMTNLANSNAVFSAKQDLANLKTKFQNLSTEYLADLAVSKWIARALDLASNERFPKMLVLAKEYLRLLTNNRYNSIEIDKKLTVTRYDGKKIKIQYLSRGTSEQLYFALKLAFVQQIKDQINLPILIDDSFVNFDDQRVDQIKQLLDQVAQNNQVLIFTAQSTLVEKLHIQPLTFRKGTENV, from the coding sequence ATGAAATTAACGAAGATTAAGGTTGTCAATTTTGGCCAATTCTCTGATTTTACGTTTGAACTGCCGGAATCTAATCTCACGGTTTTTTTTGGTGCTAATGAAGCTGGTAAAAGTACGATTGTTGCTTTTATTAAACAAGTTCTATTTGGTTTTCACCTAGCCAAGCATACTTCTGCTTTTTTTGAAGATTATAAACCTTTAGCAAGGGTCAGCCCAATGGGTGGATCATTGTTTTTTACGGATGAGCAGGCTAATACATTTGAGTTGGAACGCCTGTATGCACCGGGCAAGGGTTCTAAAGTTGGTACGCTAACTGTTAAGCGTAATGGACAGGTTGTTCCGGAAAATATTTTTTTTGATCAGTTAAAAAATATTGACGGTGAATTTTATTCGGACAGCTTTATCTTTAATCAAGACATGTTAGCCAAAGTTGGCACTATTGGACAGACAGATTTGCTTGAACGCATTTATTATTTAGGCGCTGCTAATAGTGACAAGCTGATTGATCTGCGTGACGATTTTGCCAAAAAAGCAAGTACATTATTTAAAAAAGGTGGGACTAATCCGCCGCTTAATCAGTTGCTTAAGCAGTTAAAAGAGCAGAAAATCAAGGTTGATGAGGCAGAGGAAGAATTTTCCGACTACCAAGAATTGCAAAAGCAGTTCAGTGATCAGCAAGCACAATTAACTGAACAGGAAGCACTTTTAACCAAGCTGCAAGATAAACAAAAGCATGCTGAACAACTGCAAAGATTACTGCCGAGCTACCAAAAACTTACCAAGTTAAAGCAAGAAGTAAAAACTGTTTACTTTGATGAACAACAATATCAAGAAGCGCAAAATTTGCTGATAGAAAAGCAAAATTTGCAAAAACAGATGGAAAATTTGCAAAAACGACTAGCCAAAGTTGCTGGTCAAGATAATTCGCTCCAAAATGAGCATGAATTGGTTCAAAAAAAGCCTGAAGTTTTGCAATGGCGCTCAGAATATCGCTCTTGTTTACAAAAGCAGAAGCAAATTGCCAGTGAAAAAGAACAGCTAGTTACTCTTAAACCCGCATTGGCCAAGGTAGCTGATTTTAATCAAGATCAAATGGTTACATTGCAAACAGATTACCAAAATTTGTCTTTAAAAGATGACTCTTCAAGGCAAAACACTCAAACTGATGGAAGATATTGGCTGATTGGTTCTGGCTTAATCATCATTCTTGGTTTAATTCTGTTGGTAGTCAATTCACCGCTATTTGGCGGAGCCGCGCTATTTGGCGGTATTGTCTGTGGAATGTGTGGTTTCACTAAACAAAAGCAGGCTAGGGAGGTTAAGGCCCAGCAGGAAGAGCAAAGAGATTTAGCTCAAAAACAGCGGGCCGCTTTTACCAGTAAGTATGAATTAGAACCGGACCTATTGGATCTACCGAATTTGCTTAACGCGTGGCGGCAATATCAATTACAAATTCAAAAAGAAAAAGTAGTTGAAAGCCAAGAAGAAGATTTACTTTTACAGTCTAGTAAACTTGCTGATAAGATTAGTCAACTTCTTCACCAAGAAGTCCAGCCAGACTTTGAGAGTATTCTTACTGCTTTAGACCAGTTAGAAACACAGGAAAATCTTGCCCGTCAAAGTAGCGAAGAAAAAGCTAGTTTGCAAAGTACAATTGCTGATAATAATTCTCGTATTAAGGAGCTCGATTTAAAATTAAATGCACTTTTTGCTGCAGCTAATGTAACTGACATGGCGGGCTATACGGCGCTTAAATCAGCTAAATTAAAGCAGGAACAACTCCAGGCTGAAATTAATGTTTTAACGACAAATCTTAAGCAAGATATGGCTGAGTTAAAATTAATTCAGCAAGATACTGCTTTGCAATCCAAGCTTCAAGAATTATTACAGCAAATTGCCAATCAGCAAGAAAAGATACGCCAATTACAAGCGACAAAGGCTGAGTTGAGTGTTAAGATGACTAACCTAGCTAACTCAAACGCCGTCTTTTCAGCTAAGCAAGATTTAGCTAACCTAAAAACTAAGTTTCAGAATTTAAGTACTGAATATTTAGCAGATTTAGCCGTATCAAAATGGATTGCGCGGGCACTAGATTTAGCTTCAAATGAACGCTTTCCTAAAATGTTAGTACTGGCAAAAGAATATTTGCGACTATTAACAAATAATCGGTATAATAGTATTGAAATTGACAAGAAACTAACAGTTACTCGTTATGATGGCAAGAAGATCAAGATACAGTATTTGTCTCGTGGTACTTCTGAACAACTGTACTTTGCATTAAAACTAGCATTTGTTCAGCAAATAAAAGATCAAATCAACTTACCAATTTTAATTGATGATTCTTTTGTCAATTTTGATGATCAACGAGTTGACCAGATTAAGCAACTATTGGATCAAGTAGCGCAAAACAATCAGGTGTTAATTTTTACTGCGCAATCCACTTTAGTTGAAAAATTGCATATTCAGCCACTAACTTTTAGGAAAGGAACCGAGAATGTATAA
- a CDS encoding metallophosphoesterase family protein gives MKFIHFADAHLDSPFLGLSFLPSRSSSSIHDAPNQSLTKVVDLALQENVDLVLIAGDTFDSARPNPSSQIFFAQQIARLTDAKIQVVMIFGNHDHMKKEDLLISASPYFKLLGDGETVETVSYQTANGFEYEVTGFSYLKNHITTNKISEFPAKGRHYTFGLMHAQEKSGQSSQNVYAPFNLTELKELNYDYFALGHIHLRQVLSTTPWIVYPGNLQGRHINETDEKGCYLGEINEQTKETKIQFISTCPIVWQKVAIKLQKPLSQADLQTLICDNLTSSVTTYYCLKIIGAEYLSAKEREMIQESDFWHMISQQLDCESQLVDVRLASNSHLEIAENDQVYFKQAEKEVFDQQEFQSFSNDWAKKDDFAAELAQSTLFEEQVQQLAEVKLNSKLKGISDEINED, from the coding sequence ATGAAATTTATTCATTTTGCTGATGCGCACTTAGATAGTCCTTTTTTGGGGCTATCTTTTTTGCCATCTAGGAGTTCTTCATCCATTCATGACGCTCCTAACCAGTCATTAACAAAAGTCGTTGATTTGGCCTTGCAAGAAAATGTTGATCTTGTGTTGATCGCAGGGGATACGTTTGATAGTGCTCGACCTAATCCCAGTAGTCAAATCTTTTTTGCACAACAAATTGCGAGGCTAACCGATGCCAAGATTCAAGTGGTCATGATTTTTGGAAACCATGATCATATGAAAAAAGAAGACTTATTAATTTCAGCAAGTCCCTATTTTAAATTATTAGGTGATGGTGAAACGGTTGAAACCGTCAGTTATCAAACAGCTAACGGCTTTGAGTACGAGGTCACGGGTTTTTCTTATTTAAAAAATCACATCACTACCAATAAGATTAGTGAATTTCCAGCTAAAGGCAGACATTATACTTTTGGCTTAATGCACGCACAAGAAAAGTCAGGCCAAAGTAGTCAAAATGTATATGCTCCATTTAATTTAACCGAACTAAAAGAGTTAAACTATGATTACTTTGCTTTAGGGCACATTCATTTGCGACAAGTTTTATCAACTACTCCTTGGATTGTTTATCCTGGCAATTTGCAAGGGCGTCATATCAATGAAACAGACGAAAAAGGCTGTTATCTGGGCGAAATAAATGAGCAAACAAAAGAAACAAAAATTCAATTTATTTCTACTTGTCCTATTGTCTGGCAAAAAGTTGCTATTAAATTGCAAAAACCGCTGTCCCAAGCTGATTTGCAGACTTTAATTTGCGATAATCTCACTTCTTCGGTAACGACTTATTACTGCCTAAAAATTATTGGTGCCGAGTATCTGAGTGCAAAAGAACGTGAAATGATTCAGGAAAGTGATTTCTGGCACATGATCTCGCAGCAACTAGATTGTGAATCACAATTAGTGGATGTGCGACTGGCCAGCAACAGTCACCTAGAAATTGCCGAAAATGATCAGGTTTATTTCAAGCAAGCTGAAAAAGAAGTTTTTGACCAGCAAGAGTTTCAGTCTTTCAGTAATGATTGGGCTAAAAAAGATGATTTTGCGGCCGAACTTGCCCAAAGTACGCTTTTCGAAGAGCAAGTGCAACAACTTGCTGAGGTCAAACTGAATAGTAAATTGAAAGGAATTAGCGATGAAATTAACGAAGATTAA
- a CDS encoding YlbF family regulator, whose protein sequence is MVNIYDATNQLASDLQEIDEFKTLQVAIDGVKNNAESSDLFKKMDKMQNTIMNVQSQGQELTQEMQEEYKNLNEQVQKDPQILKLLEAEQGLYNTVEEVQKVITQPINDLYKGLRN, encoded by the coding sequence ATGGTAAATATTTATGACGCAACCAATCAATTAGCTTCTGATTTGCAAGAAATTGATGAATTTAAGACTTTACAAGTTGCAATTGACGGAGTTAAAAATAATGCAGAAAGTTCAGATTTGTTTAAGAAGATGGACAAGATGCAAAATACAATTATGAACGTTCAATCACAAGGTCAAGAATTGACACAAGAAATGCAGGAAGAATATAAGAACTTAAATGAACAAGTTCAAAAAGATCCCCAAATTTTGAAGCTGTTAGAGGCAGAACAAGGCCTTTATAATACAGTTGAAGAAGTTCAAAAAGTAATTACCCAACCAATTAATGATCTATACAAGGGTCTTAGAAACTAG